DNA from Brevibacterium sp. 'Marine':
CTCATCAGCCGTTGGCGCACGGTGGTCTCAAACCTGGAAAAGGACCCGGACCTCACGTCGCACCAGAAGGGATTCCTCTCCCTCGCCGTGCCCAAAGCCCTCGTCGACAATGCCCTCGTCCTCCTCGCCGTGCGCGACGAACACACCCGTCGCACCATTGAGACCCGGCTGCTCGGCCCTCTGACAAGGGAGTTCTCCAAAGTCCTGGAATTCGAGGTGACCTTCGGCTTCGTCGTCGATCCGGAACTCGACGTGCCGATCCGCTTCGAAGATCTCATCGGAGAGCCGACCCCGGGACCCCAGGTCCCCATCGATCCGGTCACCTCCACCTCGGTGACGGGAACACCGGAACCCACCCCCGCCGAGGCGGCCGAACCGGTGCGACCGACCCCGGCCGATCATTCGACTCCGGAATCCGCCCAGCCGAACCAGGGCCAACCAGGTCAGAGCCAGCCCGCCGCGCAGCCTCCGAATACTCAGATGCCGCAAGCGCAGACATCTGCGCCGCCGGCGACGCAGATGCCCACCGAGCAGCCGCAGGCTCCGGCCGAATCGGAGATGACCGACCGTGAGATGAAGATCGCCGAGGCGACCGCCGCCCCGATGAGCCCGCCCGTCGATGCTCCCGGCGTCGCCCAGCTCAACCCGAAGTACACCTTCGACACCTTCGTCATCGGCGCGTCCAACAGGTTCGCCCACGCTGCGGCATTCGCCGTCGCCGAAGCACCGGCCAAGGCCTACAACCCCCTGTTCATCTATGGGGACTCGGGGCTGGGCAAGACCCACCTGCTCCATGCGATCGGCTACTACGCGACTCAGCTGTTCCCCGAGATCCGGGTGAAGTACGTCTCCAGCGAAGAGTTCGTCAACGACTTCATCAACACGATCGGCTCGTCGAAGACCTCGAACGCTCTGCGCCCGGCTTTCCAGCGCCGCTACCGTGAGGTCGACATCCTCATGATCGACGACATCCAGTTCCTGCAGGGCAAGGATGCGACCGTCGAAGAGTTCTTCCATACCTTCAATGCTCTGCACAATGAGGCCAAACAGGTCGTCATCACCTCCGATCAGCCGCCGAAGATGCTCAAGGGCTTCGAGGAGCGGCTGCGTTCCCGATTCGAATGGGGTCTGCTCACGGACGTGCAGCCGCCGGATATGGAGACCCGGTTCGCGATTCTGCGCCGCAAGGCCGCAGCCGAACAGCTCGACGTCCCCGATGATGTCCTCGAATACATCGCCTCCCGGGTGTCGTCGAACATCCGCGAGCTCGAAGGCGCTCTCATTCGCGTGACGGCCTTCGCCAACCTCAACGATCAGCAGATCGACGTCTCCTTGGCAGAGACCGTCCTCAAGGACTTCATCACCCCGGATGACACCCCTGCCGTCTCGGCCGCGGACATCATGGGCCAGACCGCTGCCTACTTCAGCCTCACTCTCGACGACCTGTGCGGAACCTCCCGGTCCCGAACGCTGACCACGGCCAGACAGATCGCCATGTATCTGTGCCGTGAACTCACCGACCTGTCTCTGCCGAAGATCGGACAGGCCTTCGGTGGACGCGATCACACGACCGTGATGCACGCGAACAAGAAGATTCGAACTCAGATGGCTGAAAGACGGGCCGTCTACACGCAGGTCACCGAACTCACAAACCGCATTAAACAACAGCACCGCCTATAGAAGACGTCATACACATCTGTGGATAACTCTGGGGACAATTGCTCACAGCTGGGGACAGACCGGTGGACAGAACTGCTGCGCGGGTGGAAAGATGTGAACTACATGCTTGTGTTTACCCAAGCGCCCACCGACGCCTCCGTCGCGGTGCACATGGCATCCACAAGCCTATAGTCGGTCAGAACCCTTGATTACTCTGGGGTAAGCGGCACTTATCCACAGTCTCCACAAGTGCTGATACTTCTACCAAGTGAATTCAACTCTCAAGAGGGCGACCGCCACCGACTGCTGCGGTGGATGAGCTTCGAGCTCGGGGTCTCGAGTTCGACACAGGTGCAGAGCTGCCGAATATTCGAACACAGGATCTCAAGTGATTCTCGAATGCGAGATTCACTCTGCTGGCAGCCCTTGGCAGCCCTTTTCGGCCGGCACTCCTGAGGTGGGCACAAATCGGATAGGCTGTGTAAAGTTTTCCGAGCAGTATCGAGCCTGTGACTCGCAACCCGGAATCTTGTGCCAGATGCCCAGTGCAGGTCGGGTGGCCACCCCGAAGGAGTAAAGTGAACGCGGAAGCATCCCCCTTGAAGTTCAAAGTCAATCGCGACGTTCTCGCTGACGCTGTTGCCTGGGCGACCAAGACTCTGCCCAACCGTCCTTCCGCTCCGGTCCTCACCGGCATCCTCATCACCGCCGAAGCAGGCGGCACAGTGCGCCTGGCTGTCTTCGACTACGAAGTCTCCTCCCGCGTCGAGATCGTCGCCGATGTCGCCTCCGCGGGAACTGTGCTGGTCTCCGGTCGTCTGCTCGCTGACATCTCCAAGGCGCTGCCGAACCAGGAGGTCACGCTCGAGCAGATTGATGCGAAGGTCGACGTCACCTGCGGCTCCTCTCGCTTCTCGCTGATGACGATGCCTGTGGCTGAGTACCCGGCACTGCCGCAGATCCCCGACGACTCGGGCACCGTCTCTGCCGGTGAGTTCCAGAACGCCGTCTCACAGGTCACGATCGCGACCTCGAAGGACGACACCCTGCCGATCCTCACCAGCGTGCGCGTCGAGATCGAGGGCGAGAAGGTCACGATGCTCGCCACCGACCGCTACCGTCTGGCCGTTCGCGAATTCACCTGGAACCCGGGCCGCCCCGACGTCTCGGCCGTGGCCCTGCTGCGTGGGCGCACACTCTCCGATGTCTCGAAGTCCCTCGGCGGCGATGTCACGATCGGTCTGAGCACCGATGCCGGCAAGGACCTCATCTCCTTCACCTCGGCGGGCCGAGTCACCACCTCGCTGCTCATCGAGGGCGAATACCCGAAGGTCCGGTCGCTGTTCCCTGATTCGGTTCCGATCCATGCCATCGTGGAGACCGCTGTGCTGCGTGAAGCCGTTCGCCGCGTCTCGCTCGTGGCCGAACGCAACACCCCGCTGCGCTTCGAGGTCACCGACGGCATGCTCACCCTGCATGCCGGCACCGGTGACGACGCTCAGGCCTCCGAAGCCGTCGAAGCCACCCTGCAGGGCGACGAGATCACCGTCGGATTCAACCCGCACTACATCGCCGAGGGCCTCGCCGCTGTCGAAAGTCCCTATGTGAACTTCTCCTTCACACAGCCGATGAAACCGGTCATCATCTCCGGGCAGAAGGAACTCGACGGACCCGCCGACGAGTCCTACCGCTATCTGCTCATGCCCACGCGCATCTGAATGTGGATATCCCGACTCTCCCTGCGTGACTATCGGTCGTATCCCGAGCTCGACCTCGAGTTCTCACCCGGAGTCACCACATTCGTGGCCGACAACGGGACCGGGAAGACCAATATCGTCGAGGCGATCGGGTACCTCGCTCATCAGCGCTCCCATCGGGTGGCCTTCGACGCTCCGCTCGTCCACGAGGACAGACCGGCTGCGACCGTGTCCGCACTGGTCAACCGGGATCAGCGGCACGCCACCGTCGAAGTGACCATCCAGGCCAAAGGCGCCAACCGGGCCCGGGTCAACCGCAATGCGGTCAAGCTCAAAGACATCCTCGGCCTCGTCTCCTGTGTCGTCTTCGCTCCCGAGGACCTCAGCCTGGTGCGCGGGGAACCGGCCGAACGTCGGTCCTGGATCGACACCCTCGTCGTGGCGCGAAATCCGCGTTTCGCCTCGATCATCACGGACTTCGAACGGGCACTCAAACAGCGCAATGCTCTGCTCAAACGACTCCGTGAGGACCGCGATCCCGGCCTCGAGGCGACACTCGACATCTGGAACATGGCCTATGCGGACTCCGCGGCCGAGCTCGTCTTCGGCAGGCAGCGGATCCTCGCCGATATCGTCGAGCCGCTGCAGACGAACTTCGCCTATATCGCCGCCGACGCCCGACTTGAGCGGCAAGGTGCTCATATCGCCTATGACTCGCGCATCGACTACTCGCAGGCCGATTCCGCTGCCGACTGCAGAGAACTGCTTCTCGCGGCCCTCGACCGCCGCCGGACGACGGAGATCGAGCGCGGTCTGACCCTGCACGGACCCGGTCGCGATGACCTGTCGCTGATGATCGGAACCCATCCGGCGAAGGGCTACGCCTCTCATGGAGAGACCTGGTCGCTGGCGCTGGCCATGCAGCTGGCCGGATGGGATCTGCTCTCCGCCGATGCCGGAAGCGCCTCCGAACAGCCGATCCTCGTCCTCGACGACGTCTTCGCCGAACTCGACACCGGCCGACGTCAGCGTCTGGCCTCGAGAGTGACGTCGGCCGAACAGGTCTTCATCACCGCAGCCGTCGACTCCGATCTGCCCGATGGCCTCGAGGGAATCCGGATCGACCAGTCCCGACTCCTGCAGAGCAGCACATCATGAGCGGCATCGACCGGGAC
Protein-coding regions in this window:
- the dnaA gene encoding chromosomal replication initiator protein DnaA — its product is MSNSKNELISRWRTVVSNLEKDPDLTSHQKGFLSLAVPKALVDNALVLLAVRDEHTRRTIETRLLGPLTREFSKVLEFEVTFGFVVDPELDVPIRFEDLIGEPTPGPQVPIDPVTSTSVTGTPEPTPAEAAEPVRPTPADHSTPESAQPNQGQPGQSQPAAQPPNTQMPQAQTSAPPATQMPTEQPQAPAESEMTDREMKIAEATAAPMSPPVDAPGVAQLNPKYTFDTFVIGASNRFAHAAAFAVAEAPAKAYNPLFIYGDSGLGKTHLLHAIGYYATQLFPEIRVKYVSSEEFVNDFINTIGSSKTSNALRPAFQRRYREVDILMIDDIQFLQGKDATVEEFFHTFNALHNEAKQVVITSDQPPKMLKGFEERLRSRFEWGLLTDVQPPDMETRFAILRRKAAAEQLDVPDDVLEYIASRVSSNIRELEGALIRVTAFANLNDQQIDVSLAETVLKDFITPDDTPAVSAADIMGQTAAYFSLTLDDLCGTSRSRTLTTARQIAMYLCRELTDLSLPKIGQAFGGRDHTTVMHANKKIRTQMAERRAVYTQVTELTNRIKQQHRL
- the dnaN gene encoding DNA polymerase III subunit beta, translating into MNAEASPLKFKVNRDVLADAVAWATKTLPNRPSAPVLTGILITAEAGGTVRLAVFDYEVSSRVEIVADVASAGTVLVSGRLLADISKALPNQEVTLEQIDAKVDVTCGSSRFSLMTMPVAEYPALPQIPDDSGTVSAGEFQNAVSQVTIATSKDDTLPILTSVRVEIEGEKVTMLATDRYRLAVREFTWNPGRPDVSAVALLRGRTLSDVSKSLGGDVTIGLSTDAGKDLISFTSAGRVTTSLLIEGEYPKVRSLFPDSVPIHAIVETAVLREAVRRVSLVAERNTPLRFEVTDGMLTLHAGTGDDAQASEAVEATLQGDEITVGFNPHYIAEGLAAVESPYVNFSFTQPMKPVIISGQKELDGPADESYRYLLMPTRI
- the recF gene encoding DNA replication/repair protein RecF, which codes for MWISRLSLRDYRSYPELDLEFSPGVTTFVADNGTGKTNIVEAIGYLAHQRSHRVAFDAPLVHEDRPAATVSALVNRDQRHATVEVTIQAKGANRARVNRNAVKLKDILGLVSCVVFAPEDLSLVRGEPAERRSWIDTLVVARNPRFASIITDFERALKQRNALLKRLREDRDPGLEATLDIWNMAYADSAAELVFGRQRILADIVEPLQTNFAYIAADARLERQGAHIAYDSRIDYSQADSAADCRELLLAALDRRRTTEIERGLTLHGPGRDDLSLMIGTHPAKGYASHGETWSLALAMQLAGWDLLSADAGSASEQPILVLDDVFAELDTGRRQRLASRVTSAEQVFITAAVDSDLPDGLEGIRIDQSRLLQSSTS